A single Bacillus sp. HMF5848 DNA region contains:
- a CDS encoding IreB family regulatory phosphoprotein codes for MSSFDKTMQFHFPDEPIDTNVNEVLQTVYEALQEKGYNPINQIVGYLLSGDPAYIPRHKDARNIIRKIERDEIIEEVVKYYLDNQRER; via the coding sequence ATGAGTTCATTTGATAAAACGATGCAATTTCATTTTCCTGACGAACCAATTGATACAAATGTAAATGAAGTATTACAAACAGTTTATGAAGCTTTACAAGAAAAGGGGTATAACCCTATTAATCAAATTGTTGGTTATTTATTATCCGGTGATCCAGCATATATTCCTAGACATAAAGATGCCCGTAATATTATCCGCAAGATAGAGCGGGATGAAATTATCGAGGAAGTTGTAAAGTATTACTTAGACAATCAACGAGAAAGATAG
- the ruvX gene encoding Holliday junction resolvase RuvX encodes MRILGLDVGSKTVGVAVSDEMGWTAQGLETIKINEDEQEYGLTRLGEIINEYSVTKVVIGLPKNMNGTIGPRGEASQHFASLVEEQFNLPVDLWDERLTTMAAEKMLISADVSRKKRKQVIDKMAAVMILQGYLDRISK; translated from the coding sequence GTGAGAATACTCGGACTTGATGTTGGCTCGAAAACTGTAGGTGTTGCTGTTAGTGACGAAATGGGTTGGACAGCACAAGGCTTAGAAACAATTAAAATCAACGAAGATGAACAAGAGTATGGACTAACAAGACTCGGGGAAATAATAAACGAGTATAGTGTAACAAAGGTCGTCATAGGCTTACCAAAAAACATGAACGGGACAATCGGTCCTAGAGGTGAAGCAAGTCAACATTTTGCTTCTCTAGTTGAAGAGCAATTCAACCTGCCTGTCGACCTTTGGGATGAAAGGTTAACAACTATGGCAGCTGAAAAAATGCTGATTTCAGCTGATGTAAGCCGAAAAAAAAGAAAGCAAGTCATCGATAAGATGGCTGCTGTCATGATTTTACAAGGCTATTTAGACAGAATAAGTAAATGA
- a CDS encoding DUF1292 domain-containing protein produces MENGEKQITVIDEQGNEILCEVLFTFDSDEFNKSYVLYYPVGADEDEDGEIEIHASSYSPSEDSEDGNLQPIESEEEWDMIEEMLNTFLAEEEDEQ; encoded by the coding sequence ATGGAAAACGGTGAAAAGCAAATTACAGTAATTGACGAACAAGGTAACGAAATACTATGTGAAGTATTATTTACTTTTGATTCTGACGAATTTAACAAGTCTTATGTTTTATATTATCCAGTAGGTGCTGATGAGGATGAAGACGGTGAAATTGAAATTCACGCTTCTAGCTACTCTCCTTCAGAAGATAGCGAAGATGGCAACCTTCAACCGATTGAATCCGAAGAAGAGTGGGACATGATCGAAGAAATGCTCAACACGTTTT
- the alaS gene encoding alanine--tRNA ligase: MKKLTGAQIRQMYLDFFQEKGHTVEPSASLVPHEDPTLLWINSGVATLKKYFDGRVVPENPRICNAQKSIRTNDIENVGKTARHHTFFEMLGNFSIGDYFKEEAIEWAWEFLTSDKWIGFDPEKLSVTIHPEDNEAFEIWNNKVGVPEERIIRLEGNFWDIGEGPSGPNTEIFYDRGEEYGNDFNDPELYPGGENDRYLEVWNLVFSQFNHNPDGTYTPLPKKNIDTGMGLERMASVLQEVPTNFDTDLFMPIIQATERISNKQYRINSKELDTAFKVIADHIRTVAFAVGDGALPSNEGRGYVLRRLLRRAVRYAKKLGIERPFMYELVPVVSEIMVDFYPEVKDKADFIEKVIKTEEERFHETLHDGLAILSSVIKKEKEQSSTIISGQDVFRLYDTYGFPVELTEEYAQEEGMSVDHVGFENEMEKQRDRARRARQDVGSMQVQGGILGEIKVESSFIGYDTTHANVKVQIIVKDNELVEEAKVGDSVQVILDETPFYAESGGQVADQGLLQGSNFKAKVEDVQKAPNGQNLHTISIEEGTLVVGEGYEAIVDEAKRASIIKNHTATHLLHRALKDILGEHANQAGSLVSADRLRFDFSHFGQVTAEEIDKIETIVNEKIWQSMPVDVSYKSLEEAKEIGAMALFGEKYGDTVRVVRVDQFSLELCGGCHVENTAAIGLFKIVSEAGIGAGTRRIEAVTGQAAYQVLNNQVRLLKDAASILKTSPKDVVERVKSLQAELKEVQRENESLSAKLSHIEAGNLTSNAQVINGVNVIATKIANGDMNQLRTMMDDIKQKVDSAVILLGSVNDGKVSLLAGVTDDLVKKGYHAGKLVKEAATICGGGGGGRPDMAQAGGKDPSKIDDAIAVVEQWVKSVS, encoded by the coding sequence ATGAAAAAACTAACTGGCGCACAAATACGACAAATGTATTTAGATTTTTTCCAAGAAAAAGGACATACAGTAGAGCCAAGTGCATCACTTGTACCACATGAAGATCCAACTTTGTTATGGATTAATTCAGGTGTAGCTACGTTGAAAAAATATTTTGATGGCCGCGTAGTACCAGAGAATCCAAGAATTTGTAATGCGCAAAAATCCATTCGTACCAATGATATTGAAAATGTTGGGAAAACAGCAAGACATCACACATTCTTTGAAATGCTAGGAAACTTCTCAATTGGTGATTATTTTAAAGAAGAAGCAATTGAATGGGCTTGGGAGTTTCTCACAAGCGACAAATGGATAGGCTTTGACCCTGAAAAGTTATCTGTCACTATTCATCCTGAAGATAACGAGGCATTTGAGATTTGGAATAATAAAGTTGGCGTACCAGAGGAGAGAATTATCCGCCTTGAAGGGAATTTCTGGGATATAGGTGAAGGCCCTAGTGGACCAAATACTGAAATCTTTTATGACCGCGGAGAAGAGTATGGCAATGATTTTAATGATCCTGAGCTATATCCAGGTGGAGAAAATGACCGCTATTTAGAAGTATGGAACCTTGTCTTTTCACAATTTAATCATAATCCTGATGGTACATATACACCACTACCAAAGAAGAACATAGATACTGGGATGGGGCTTGAACGTATGGCGAGTGTTCTTCAAGAAGTTCCAACTAATTTTGATACTGATTTGTTTATGCCTATTATTCAAGCGACAGAGCGTATCTCAAATAAACAATATCGTATAAATAGTAAGGAGCTTGATACCGCTTTTAAGGTAATTGCTGATCACATTCGTACAGTTGCTTTTGCGGTTGGCGATGGTGCGCTCCCATCGAATGAAGGAAGAGGGTATGTACTTCGTCGATTACTGCGCAGAGCTGTTCGTTACGCAAAAAAATTAGGCATCGAACGCCCATTTATGTATGAATTAGTCCCTGTTGTGTCTGAAATAATGGTTGATTTCTACCCTGAAGTAAAGGACAAAGCAGATTTTATAGAGAAAGTGATAAAAACAGAGGAAGAACGCTTCCATGAAACATTACACGATGGTCTCGCTATTTTGTCTAGCGTAATAAAGAAAGAAAAAGAACAAAGTAGTACGATTATTTCCGGTCAAGATGTATTTCGTCTGTACGATACATACGGATTCCCGGTCGAATTAACAGAAGAGTATGCGCAAGAGGAAGGTATGTCTGTTGACCATGTAGGATTCGAGAATGAAATGGAGAAACAACGTGACCGTGCTCGTCGTGCTCGTCAAGATGTAGGTTCTATGCAAGTACAAGGTGGAATTTTAGGAGAAATTAAGGTTGAAAGTTCTTTTATTGGATATGATACTACTCATGCCAATGTTAAAGTGCAAATTATCGTAAAAGACAATGAGCTTGTAGAAGAGGCTAAAGTAGGTGATAGTGTTCAGGTCATCTTGGATGAAACACCTTTCTACGCGGAAAGCGGAGGACAAGTTGCTGACCAAGGGCTATTACAGGGAAGCAATTTTAAAGCTAAAGTAGAAGATGTTCAAAAGGCTCCAAATGGACAAAATCTGCATACTATTTCAATTGAAGAAGGTACATTAGTTGTAGGCGAAGGATACGAAGCAATTGTTGATGAAGCGAAGCGTGCTAGTATTATAAAAAATCACACAGCTACGCATCTTCTTCACCGTGCTTTAAAGGACATATTAGGCGAGCATGCAAATCAAGCAGGTTCATTAGTATCAGCCGATCGACTTCGTTTTGATTTCTCACATTTTGGTCAAGTGACAGCAGAGGAAATTGATAAAATTGAGACGATAGTGAACGAAAAAATTTGGCAAAGCATGCCGGTTGATGTAAGCTATAAAAGTCTAGAAGAAGCTAAAGAAATCGGAGCTATGGCGTTATTTGGTGAAAAATATGGCGATACTGTTCGTGTAGTTCGTGTAGATCAATTTAGTCTTGAGCTTTGTGGAGGCTGTCATGTTGAAAATACAGCAGCAATAGGGCTATTCAAAATTGTCTCAGAAGCTGGTATTGGTGCAGGAACACGTAGAATTGAAGCTGTAACAGGCCAAGCTGCGTATCAAGTATTAAACAACCAAGTGAGGCTGTTAAAGGATGCTGCCTCAATTCTCAAAACAAGCCCGAAAGATGTCGTGGAACGTGTAAAATCGTTACAAGCAGAATTAAAAGAAGTGCAGCGTGAGAACGAGTCACTTTCTGCTAAACTTAGTCATATTGAAGCAGGGAATTTAACAAGCAACGCCCAAGTAATTAACGGAGTCAACGTTATTGCAACAAAAATTGCCAACGGTGATATGAACCAACTTCGCACGATGATGGATGATATTAAACAAAAGGTTGATAGTGCTGTCATTCTTTTAGGTAGTGTGAACGATGGAAAAGTAAGCTTATTAGCAGGTGTAACAGATGACCTTGTTAAGAAAGGGTACCATGCCGGTAAACTTGTGAAGGAAGCAGCTACCATTTGTGGTGGAGGCGGTGGAGGCCGTCCTGACATGGCACAAGCGGGTGGAAAAGACCCAAGCAAAATAGATGACGCTATTGCTGTTGTCGAACAATGGGTGAAATCCGTTTCCTAA